Sequence from the Desulfovibrio intestinalis genome:
AGCGTGCGCGTGGGACTTCTTGCAGAGGTGGAGCCCGGTGTGGAACTTACCGGCCCATGCGAAATTTACGGGTGCTCACGTGTCTTGCGTGGAGCCTCGGTGGCCTCGCATTGCGTGCTGCGCGACAGTGTCGTCAGCAGCGGCGCGCAGATTCGCTCTTTTTCGCATCTTGAGGGTGCACAGGTGGGCGAAGGGGCTCTTGTAGGTCCTTATGCCAGGCTGCGTCCCGGCGCTGTGCTTGAGGCCGAATCGCATGTGGGCAACTTTGTCGAGTTGAAGAAGGCACGACTGGGGCAGGGCGCCAAGGCCAACCATCTGAGCTACCTTGGCGATGCCGATATTGGCGCTGGCAGTAATATTGGCGCAGGCACCATAACCTGCAATTACGACGGTAAAAACAAGCATATCACCAAGATAGGAAAACACGCATTCATTGGCAGCAATACCGCACTGGTGGCTCCGGTGAGCGTGGGCGATGACGCCCTTGTGGGGGCCGGATCGGTTATCACAATGGACGTCCCTGCTGGTGAGCTTGGTATTGCCAGAGAAAAGCAGAAGAACCTGCCGCGCAGAAAAAACTGACGCGGTATTAGCATCGCAGGCGCGGTAAGGTGGCGTTCCATCCAGGCCGATGAAAGGCACGCGCTTGCCTCGCACACGGTTTTCAGACTGAATTTTACGGCGAATACGCGAAAACTGTTCAGCTAAAAAAGCCGCAAAGCCGCCATTGAGGCCCATAAAATATACCCGCGCCGTCAAGTCAGAAACGGCGCGGTTTTTTTTGGATTTTGCCGCATCCATTCTTGCCAAGGCTCTGGTGCGATGCTATCTATGAAGCATGGAACTTCTGGAACAGCTTGAAACACAAGTTGGGGCTCTTTTGGCCAGGCTTGACCGCCTCAAGGCGGAGAACGCGCGTATTAGCGCAGAGTCTGCCGCTATGGGGGCGGAAAAGGCCGCTCTGGAAGAAGAAAACCACAGACTGCGTGAGGCTCTTGAGAATGAAGAACAGCTGCGTACTCAGGCGCTTACGCGCATTGATGCCGTGCTGCGCAACATTCAGGAGCACGACAGCGTAGAGTAGGTTTTTGTGAATCAGGATGCTATTAACCTTACCGTTCTTGGCTTGAGCATAGCTTTCAAGCACGGTGCCGATATGGACCGCGTGTACGAAGCCGTACGGCTTGTAGAAGAACGGTTTGCTGACCAGAAGCTGAGGTTCCACGGAGGGCAGACCAAGGATATTCTGCTGACCTTTATGGC
This genomic interval carries:
- a CDS encoding cell division protein ZapA, with the protein product MNQDAINLTVLGLSIAFKHGADMDRVYEAVRLVEERFADQKLRFHGGQTKDILLTFMALGLADDLLQSQKEQADAHERVGTLLSKIEESF
- the zapB gene encoding cell division protein ZapB: MELLEQLETQVGALLARLDRLKAENARISAESAAMGAEKAALEEENHRLREALENEEQLRTQALTRIDAVLRNIQEHDSVE